The window CAGCGTGACACAGCGTGCAGTGTTAGCTCAGACAGGGATTAACTGCGTCCCTTCACATGTCCTCCTACAGCGATGACTCCAATCGTTCAGGATAAGCGGGTATCGATGGGTCTGAATGGTGATCTTTACTTCTCCAATGTCATGACCAAAGACGCTCTGAATGAGTACAAATGCAACGCCCGATGCCGCCTGACGCAGACCATCCAGCAGAAGAACCCCTTCATACTCAAAGTTCAAACCAGTGAGTGCTCTCCcacatcccacacacacaaacacacacgtgcgtacATACATTTAATGAAATGTGGCAGCACCCCCAGCTGGTCTTGTTCAGTCATGACAAGAAGTTGCAGCAAATCCTGTGATTTTACTCTCCTCtgcaggatgaagaagaaaacaggcaGCGCCGATGTTAGCATGGTCTTCAACATTCACTTTGTTTACAGGGCACTCCAATGAGCCCATTATTGCCTCAATCCAACTATAACTGGACAACTGTAGATGCGTTTGTCTGACTGATATTGGAATCTGACATCTATCTGACATCTAAGGCACCTGGATGGACACATATGATAGATCAACTTTATCCAGCATATTTACACATTAATTGGAGTTAAACTATGTGACGCATGTGATCCTGCTCAACAACCTCAGCACTGGCATCTGTCCCCGGAACAAAAACATTCACGAAAGCCGGttgcagaagaagaaagccaTGAGGGAGCGCTAACCATCTCATCTGCATAACCAGTAACATGGACATTAAGTACGAGATGACCGattctccatcttcctgttgttaGAGCTACTGATCTGCTGCCTGACTCCAGTTTATTATGTGACGATGTAGGTCAACCAAAGAGAGGCAGTATTAACATGCTGAAAAGACTCAGATTGCCACCTAGTgtttaggaggaggaggatatgTTCCAGTTTCTACAGTAACATCAAAGTcaaattttgtgtgtgtaaggtttgtgtgtgtttgtacacacAGACTCATGAGaatgtgttgtgttttcagaggaGGAGTTTAATGACACCTCTTACAATGACACTGACCTGTACGGTGgtgagtcacttcctgtccacctACTTGGTCACACTCAGCAGTAAACTGACCAGCAAGCTAACACACTAGCATGCTAACTTCAAGCATAGCTAACCGTTCTGTGTACTTGCCTCTGAGACATGAAGCGACAGAGAGTTGATAAGGAGACTTGGTGGAGGAATGAGTAAGTTAGTTGACAAGAAATCGGAcactgagaggacagaagatACAGGAGATACAGCATAAGTTGAAGGTAAAGGCGACAAAGgtcaaaaaagatgaaaacactAAACCCGGAGATGGCAGGTGCTAGGATAGACAGTCAGGATGGGACAAGGATATCTATAGGTTTCTgaggcagagagatggagatgggGAAGACCTGCAGTAGGTTAGAATGATGGAGATGGAAAAGACAGAGACACTGTGGAGAAGACAAGAGGCAGAGCTAAaggtggcagagaggaagatgcTGAAGGTTTCTTTGGGATTAACGAGGATGGAAAGGATCAGCAATGAGAACCTCAAAGGGATAACATGTGTTAGATGTTCTGGAGAGAAATGCTTTAGACATGTTCAGGGGAGGGACGGAGAATGTAATGTCGAAGTATGTGGAGCATGGAATGGCCTGAAGATCTGAGAGCAGATTTATGGATTTAGTTAGAGAGGACATGAAGTGCaagaaaaaatggagaagacagagggagatggaggacaGGATTCACTGTGTCAGGAACAtctagaagaagaagagcaaccATGTCTGTTTGATAATACTGAGGTTTGCTGGGATCTATGGAGGGCCACTAAGGGCCAAAGGATCTATTAAATAAGGCCTGAATTAGCTCACGTGATGAATATTTAGGTGatcaatctgtgtgtgtgtgtttgtgtttgtgtgttcgtgtgtgagTGCGCACACACGCTTCATGTTTACCTGCCACACAATCATGGACAGAGAGATTCTGGGTGTCCAGTTTCACCCAATGACGCAGATGAAAGCTGCTCATGCTAATACGTCTGATACAACATTAACTTACCTTCTATGTTCCTTACAACGTAAATACACCTGAATACATGAACAACATTAATGTTTGTTCCAAAAATGAGGTGAAAATAGCTCAGAAATAATTATGTGTTTACAGAGCTGGGGCTCTGCCTCTGCAGCCCTCTGATTGGACCAGTGAGTGTGGCTCTTACAGCCTGTTTCATTTTCAGAATCAAAACAGGAACATTTATCCAGTCTTAACTAATTCAACCCAAACCTCTGAGCTACCTGCTAACAGGGCGGTAATGCTGTGAAAAGTGTCAGCGACGTTCCAGTTTAGCAAAGCTGCCACTTTTCCCTGTGGGAGTGTTTAATGGAGGATAAGCCATCAGTCAGCTGACCTGTACCATGACTAACGTCTGCTTTTTGTCTCTGTTCCTCCAGCTAACATCCTCCTCACAATCTTCCTGCTCTTATCTGTCCTGTCACACAAGCCGGAGGGGTTCAAACCCGTGTCTGCTTTGCTCATTAACACCATCCATCTGTTCTTACAGGCCGGAAACTTCCACAGTCGATGCCGACGCTGTTGTCACCTGTAGGAAGTCAGAGCTCCAAGATGGTGTTGAGGGGACAGGAGCTGCTTCTGGAGTGTATCGCAGCCGGACTGtgagtgtacacacacacacagaaacacacacacacacacatatacacggACACAAATGcttgcacatacacacatacacatacgcATAGAGTTTGGTGTTgaactctttatttatttatttatgtctgtctgtctgtctgtctgtctgtctgtctgtctgtctgtctgtctgtctgtctgtctgtagtcCGACACCGAGCATTAAATGGtacaggaaggggggggatcTCCCAGAGAGGAAAGTGAAGTTTGAGAACTTCAATAAGACGCTGGTGGTCATGGGTGTGTCAGAGGAGGACGCTGGTGAGTACGTGTGCATGGCCAACAATCATCTGGGCAGCGTGCGCCACTCCATCCTCgtccaggtcaaaggtgaggACAAGAGCCCAGCAATAGAAAAGTACATAAGTTGTGCATTTACTGTTAAGCTAACTGAACTTCCCATGTTGCTCAGCGGCTCCTTATTGGCTGGACAAACCGACCAACCTGGTGCTGGCCCCGGATGAGCACGGCCGTCTAGTGTGTCGGGCCAACGGGAATCCCAAACCCAATATACAGTGGCTGATCAATGGTCAACCTATTGAAAGTACGTGAATGGACGAATGACTAAAGTAATAATATTTTCTTCGTACAATAAAGTCGGGAAAAGCATTTAGCTTCTCTCTGGCCAACAATCAGACCATCAACCAACAGCTCCATAAGCATCTAACACCCTTTCAAACCAAAAAATTAGAAATGAGGCACCTTCCACATAAGACGTTAGGATTTATTCCTGATGAAATGAGCCTCCTTTCATTCTATGGCTGAGGTCTACAGGTGGAAATAAGCCTACTGGTCCACAAAGGTGACCTTGAGTGGCACTTAAGTTGACAGAGGACACCTCACCACCAAGAGTTGGACTGATGTGTGTTTTCGTCCCCAGCTTCTCCTCCCAACCCGGGCAGACAAGTGCTCGGTGACACCATCATCTTCCGCTCTGTGCAGATGGGCAGCAGCGCTGTCTACCAGTGCAATGCTTCTAACCAGTACGGCTACCTGCTGGCCAATGCCTTCATCAGTGTCCTGGGTAAGTCATTGTGGAAGGGTACCCTGACGAGGGGTTGACGGTCGTGAGATATACAGTCAATCGGTTCTTTTATCTTGAGCTTCAGATGGGTGTAACTTCAGAAGGTGTGTCCCACTATTTGCAGATATGCCACCAAGGATGCTGGGTCCTAAAAACCAGCTGATCAAAGTCATAGAGAACACCCATACCTTCCTGGACTGTCCCTTCTTTGGGTCCCCTCTGCCAGACCTGCGCTGGTAAGCCCTCAAAGCTTGTCTTTGAATTGctgaaagaaaaactccctGAGATCCAATGTCATGTTTTAGTAGTTACATTATCAGAAACCACCTGACAGTGGAGACAACAACATTACACTACATTACACTGGTGTAAACCAATGTAAACTTGTTTACACCCATTTCAGGATCCTACCAAtatattttcctgttttctgtgtctgcaggtttaAGAATGGACAGGGCAGTGGCGTGGATGGTGGTCATTACACTGTCCACAACAACGGCACCTTGGAGATTAAACGAGCCCGGGCAGAAGATGAGGGCACGTACACGTGCGTGGCCAACAACCTCTTGGGTAAAGCTGAAAACCAGGTCCGCCTGGAAGTCAAAGGTAAGACATTAGATCCCTGTGCTGCAGTCCCCTGACTTTTTCTGTAGTTTAGCATGTGATGTGTTATTGTCCCGTGTGCATGAACCTTTGATCACCCTATTGTGCCAGAGGAAATTTCAGTGGATTTCCTACAGGAGAAATCTAAGGAATTGTCATGCTTAAACTTGCACCTCCTGAAAAGAACTTCTGGCATGAGAGCGATGGTTTGTTTACTCTAATTGAGCCTTATTGTGCTTCACCTGTATCTCATGCTCCACAGAGGAGATTTTGTGACAATAAAGAGggcagatttttttccccatagTAGGACACAGTCATTGGCGCTTTATCTGACCCAGTGGGAGGCTACATTTTAGGTGTGTCCTCCTTATGGACACTTTAGCATGTTATGCTGCGCCGAAAGAGAGGCTATCGATAATGTTTGAACTATTCTAAGGACATACTGGGTCACTTTCTAATGCCCAGTTTCACCTTTTGTGCCTTTAATATGTTGTGTCATTtgtactttctttctttccttcttcaaAGACAATGTCCATTCTCTAGCTTTGTTGAAGCAGgccaacaggaagctgctctgcTGTGGCCTCAATCTTCACagctccttttgtgtttgttttgcacGTTAACGTCACTCAGAAGCGACTCGTATAATCGGGGTCCCACAGCACCAATCAGCCGTCAGGGGCTCCACAGCTCGCTTTAAGTGTCAGGTGAAGTCTGACCCCAGCCTGCCCGTCACTGTCACCTGGACTAAGGATGATAAGCCTCTTAATGTGGGCTGGAGGTAAAGACACTCACAGTAACTATAACAAACATCACTGTCCTCTTTTTAAACCTTTCAGTGTCCCTGTGCTTAAAGCGGATGCTGCCCCTGGAATTGTACAGGCAATGGTTTGTGAGGTAGACAATAACTCCACgcacctgtgtttgtgtctcaggCTGAGGAAAGATGAGGACTTATTGAGCATCTCCGCTGTGAATGAAGGCGACGAGGGAATGTACACGTGCACTGTTAAATCAGAGATAGACGCGGACTCGGCCTCAGCTCGACTTACGGTGTTAGGTACCCTCCTGTGGTCGGCAGATCAATCCTTCCAGATACAGctgtgtttttacagttttgtgCCTTCATACTGAAATACAGCATGTCTAATAAAACTCTCACATAGCTTTCTCTATTAACTGATTCTATAGTGCGCATGCCCATTATTGTTGAACTTTTTACATTTGAGCCTCTCTGGTAAACTGGACATTAATATGCAGTTTCTTATTTGGTCAAACTACTGATTTTAGTCACTTTTATGAACATCACAGTAAATGATTCATTAAAATTATTCCTTGATCAATTTCCAGACCAACAATTAAGATTTGACTACTGAAAGTCATCTTAAATCCTAATTCTAGCTCTTGCAGCTAGCTTCTTTACTGTTTTATAGCCctgagctaacattagcatctcCTCAATAATTTAACATTCATTTGGTTTTTCAGaatgtttatttatattctGGAATAAATCTTGAATCAGTGAAAAGTCTCAAATGTAAAAACTGGATTTGTACTAAATAGAGCTGTTGTGATCCCttgatgctgattggctgctagACTAACATTCAAATTGTAACTTTTACACTCACTTCCTGGTTCTTGACCCTGCCCCACAGAGGAGGCCTCCCTCAACCCTTCAGTGTCTAGTGCCTTACCTCCAGGTAACTCAGGTGGAcatctctctgtctttttgtcCTTTACTCGTCTGCTTGCCCTATAATATTTTACTCAGGTTGATTTAGTTTTCACCATATaaatatccaaggtagttttctgtgtcaactggactgtatttcttctcttttaaagatgtttcgccttctatccagaaggcttcttcagttcggAAAAATACCTTGAATAACtatgatgacctggatgattgagaatctttttttgttgttgttgttgtttacatgtATCATGATTCATCCTGTCAATCATTCCAATTGATTTGAAAAGTGGAATTTTTCTTCAAGTTGACTATTTTTGCATTGGAAAGTACAGTAGGACATGAGCCCGTTTTCGACATGATTTCTGGCTTCTACACAGGTTGTCCAGACCCCCCTGTGGAGCTGGATCTGTCTGATCCGGCTGCCCGCAGTGTTCGACTCACGTGGATTCCTGGGAATGAGCACAGAAGTCCGGTTACTCGTGAGTATAAAACCGGTTATAGATTTAATGCATGTATCCATTAGCTGAGCAGAACCCCTGGAAGTTCTGAGGAACCAGACTCACAATAGCAGCTAAAAACACAGCCGGAGTTTTTCTTCATGCGTGTAGACGTCATCTGCTAAAACTTAGTTTTTAAACTTCTCCATAGATCAGTACTCCCCCTTTGTTTGGGTCActgttttttgtctttactcAAATAGCAGAATCAAACCAATGATCCCTTTGTAATATAAATTTAGCTCGTATTTCAAGTGTGTGTTCTTAATGATATGAATCGTTTTGAATTGTAACACTGCCACATGAATTACTGTAGTAACGAGGTAAACGTACAAATAGACCTGGACCCTGAACCATGACAGAACGCGGAACATGCTTCTGTCCACAGATTTTCTGGTCCAGTTTGAGGAGGACCGCTGGGAACCAGGCCAATGGCGGAACATGTCTTCTTACCCAGGACACCTGAACTCCGTCATCCTGCAGCTCGCTCCCTTTGTCAACTACCAGTTCCGTGTCATTGCCATCAACTCAGTGGGCCAAAGTGAGCCCAGTACTCCATCACCCCAGTACAAGACTAGTGGAGCTGGTGAGATACATCTCATGTGTCTGACTCTTGAACTTATACTAACCGAATGAAACGTGTTCCACAACAAAGAAAGCCAATAGGGTTAAATCAGAGATGAACGTTGGGCTCCAGAGATGTTCTCGAACTGAAAATATTTGTGTTGAATCAGCTCCAGATGTTATTCCAAGAGGACTTCGAGGATGGGGCTCCATGAAGGACAATATGGAAATCACCTGGGAGGTAAGAGCTCATGCATCAATTCAGAATTATTTGGAGGGTAATGGAAAGTTTGCACCTGGGTATCAATGTTCTAACCTGTGCATACTTTCCATCCAATCATCCCAGCTAATGTATAATGGATACCAGAAGGAGCTATAATTGGAGCAGACATAACTTTGATTTGAAAATTGatttcattgtttttgtccAGCCTCTCCTTGATCTGGAAAGGAACGGAGCAAACCTCATATACAGTCTTTGGTGGAGACGAAAGGACATGTCAGAGGACTGGAATAATGTGACCACAGCTGGGAACAAACACATGgttcacagcacagaaacatatGTGCCTTACGAGATCAAAATCCAGGCCGGAAATGAGTTTGGATCAGGACCGGTGTCCAACGTAGTCGTCGGGTACTCGGGAGAGGACAGTAAGCAGATGCACTGCAGCTAAATTGCCGCAAGCTAATAGGTTGGAATATTTTTTCATTTCTggttaattgattttttttttcactgtatTTTCTTGATCAGCACCCACAACTGCTCCCACTGACCTGCGTGTGTCAAAGGTGGACAGCACTAAGGCCTACATCCACTGGAAACCTGTGGACCTGAAGTCTGTTCAGGGAGAGTTCAAGGAGTACCGGGTTAGCCAGAGAGAAATTTACTCCACAATTGGCTTTTGCTCCTGTCTACAACCCTTGTctgttgtttcctttttccAGCTGTACTACTGGCGTGATGCCAGTCTGGTTCCTGGTCTGGAGGTCAGTAAGGAGAAGCAGATCAAGGGTTTCTATAGCACTGTGTCAGAGCCATCCAGTCTTCTCAGTGAGCTGCTGCCTTTTTCTAAGTACAAGATGTTCATGGTTGTGGCCAACACTCGCTACGAGGGTCCAGCGAGCAACACGGTGGAGTTCACCACaaaggagggaggtgaggactACACCAACCAATTCCCCCAGATTGTCTTTTGATTGTCTTGCAGATAAATGGAGAAAGAGCCTAAAATGATATCAGCAGAGTATATTGATATTTATCTGAACGGCCTACTGGTCTTTAATGATACTACATCATAACACACCTGCTtggattcatttaaatattttagtaCCAGATATACCGAGGCTATTCACCATAAACTGGAAGAATCTTGACACTATCCAACTGAAATGGGGCAAACCTCTGGAACCCAACGGTATTCTGATCGGCTACCAGCTCAAGTACCAAACTGGTGAGCTGCTGTCCAACTACTGAAGTTAACACTCTTGGGGCACTGCTCAGCTGACCAATCtttttcctttatctttttttgGGAATAGTTAATGGCTCCAGGGTGGGCCGAGCACAGTTTGAGACTTTCCTGCCTAATGTGACAGACTTCACCCTCCGCCTGCCAGACCGTTTTACTCGCTACAAGTTCTTCCTGTCCGCTGTCACCCAGGTGGGCTCAGGGGAGGTCTTTGCCGAAGAGATGCCACGTTCTGCCAACGAAGGTGAACTCTTCACCCTTTCTGCCCCTGAAACAAGctcacatcttctctttgtTAGAGGaaatgcagcaacagcaggacaAAAGTTCCAAGATTGTTTTTAAGGCCTCTGAtggtgtgggagtgtgtgtgtgtgggggggtgggggtgcgtgtgtgcgtgcgtgcgcacgcaccTGTGTGTAGGTGGAGATGGGACTGGTTCTGGGTTAGGGAGAAGAAAAGGTGTCAGATGTTGTATTAGTGCGTGTTGTCCCTCCTTCACTTGTCCTCTCTTCTGTTGGCAGAGAACTTTACTGATGCTACAGGTTTAGGTAATCATGAGGAATGACaatcatctgtccatctgtctttcTATCCTCCGTCAGCAACTGCACTCCTCTCCATTGGGCAGCACAGCAGTGGGAGGAGGTGCATTACTTTTAAACCTGACCTGATCCATAGTTGCTATGGAGACCAAACAAACATCAAAACATCACGATTTAGTCAAGTTCAGGACCGTAAAAAATCACGAGCAGATGTGACGTCCCAATGTGTGAGAAACCACGCCCACAAGTGTAAGCTTTCCTCCATGATGGCAGCAGTGTCACGGACGGGTTGACTAGGACctgaacgcaggccaggacacagtggtaaaatggtcaaacaagctttatttacaggggggagggggcacacaaagaacacggaGCACACAAGGAACACaaaggcagccctccagggctgtggagggcgcagggaacaggggcggccctccaggagacacgaagctggagcggccctccaggagacacaggagcaggagcacaCAACAAGcgagacaaacagacaccctcaCAAGACAATCCgaacaccctggcactgacaggcaggcgcaacctgcttaaataggcagcacgatgtaaattgcctacaggtgcgcccgccaGCAAGGGCCAGCTGCCACCAGTTGTGCCCCACGCCACCCCCTGCAGCacaacgaccgacacaacccagaaaccctgacaaGCAGAGAGGCACAAACAGACAATGTCGAGGATTTCAGacgtcagtcagtcagtttgtCTCTGTGATTCTCTCAGCTACCATCAGATTCATCAGGTATCCTACAAAATGTTTGTGGTCTTTGATGTCAGATGATTGGATGCACTCCTGAAGTGTCCTCCTTTCCCCTCTGCTGTCCACctgcctcctctgctgtccacctgtcccctctgctgtcctcttgtctcctctgctgtccacctgtcccctctgctgtcctgtcctctcttctgtccACATGTCCCCTCTGCTATCCTCCTTTCCCCTCTGCTGTCCATCTGTTACTTCCAGCTATCAGAAGTCATGTGGACTGTAAATCCAGGCTGTCTTTTtgtctcctctgctgtccaCCC is drawn from Takifugu rubripes chromosome 19, fTakRub1.2, whole genome shotgun sequence and contains these coding sequences:
- the nfasca gene encoding neurofascin homolog (chicken) a isoform X5, whose product is MLGEGGPSALTLRSLLLLLLWRHTASIEVPQDPKILQDLKQPPTIVKQSAKDYIVDPRDNIIIECEAKGNTLPTFSWRRNGKFFNVGKDPRVTMRKRSGTLEISFRRGGRPEDYEGEYQCFANNELGVALSNKILLRVSKAPLWPKEVLDPVLVNEGSPLILPCNPPPGLPPPLIFWMDNTMTPIVQDKRVSMGLNGDLYFSNVMTKDALNEYKCNARCRLTQTIQQKNPFILKVQTSRKLPQSMPTLLSPVGSQSSKMVLRGQELLLECIAAGLPTPSIKWYRKGGDLPERKVKFENFNKTLVVMGVSEEDAGEYVCMANNHLGSVRHSILVQVKAAPYWLDKPTNLVLAPDEHGRLVCRANGNPKPNIQWLINGQPIETSPPNPGRQVLGDTIIFRSVQMGSSAVYQCNASNQYGYLLANAFISVLDMPPRMLGPKNQLIKVIENTHTFLDCPFFGSPLPDLRWFKNGQGSGVDGGHYTVHNNGTLEIKRARAEDEGTYTCVANNLLGKAENQVRLEVKEATRIIGVPQHQSAVRGSTARFKCQVKSDPSLPVTVTWTKDDKPLNVGWRLRKDEDLLSISAVNEGDEGMYTCTVKSEIDADSASARLTVLEEASLNPSVSSALPPGCPDPPVELDLSDPAARSVRLTWIPGNEHRSPVTHFLVQFEEDRWEPGQWRNMSSYPGHLNSVILQLAPFVNYQFRVIAINSVGQSEPSTPSPQYKTSGAAPDVIPRGLRGWGSMKDNMEITWEPLLDLERNGANLIYSLWWRRKDMSEDWNNVTTAGNKHMVHSTETYVPYEIKIQAGNEFGSGPVSNVVVGYSGEDTPTTAPTDLRVSKVDSTKAYIHWKPVDLKSVQGEFKEYRLYYWRDASLVPGLEVSKEKQIKGFYSTVSEPSSLLSELLPFSKYKMFMVVANTRYEGPASNTVEFTTKEGVPDIPRLFTINWKNLDTIQLKWGKPLEPNGILIGYQLKYQTVNGSRVGRAQFETFLPNVTDFTLRLPDRFTRYKFFLSAVTQVGSGEVFAEEMPRSANEENFTDATGLVEFTESSVASVLSPTPPPFAPPPSTIAPTTISTSTPTAVTSTMSTTVTTTTTTTATTTTTTTPAATRATAPPLSSSSTSAAEVTTPTARPVVTTSRTTQRVSVVPERAIWNVTVEPNSNNANVSWRHNFPAGSSEFVLEFTLDSNKTVKAITVKQQPPITVADLIAGAMYHLRVYSHELNSISSKSISFKTKPAYIDQVDIATQGWFIGLMCAIALIILILLIVCFIKRSRGGKYPVREKKDLPLGPVDQKDQDGSFDYHSDEDNKPLQGSQTSLDANVKESDDSLVDYGEGGDGQFNEDGSFIGQYTVKKDKDETEGNESSEATSPVNAIYSLA
- the nfasca gene encoding neurofascin homolog (chicken) a isoform X2 — its product is MLGEGGPSALTLRSLLLLLLWRHTASIEVPQDLKQPPTIVKQSAKDYIVDPRDNIIIECEAKGNTLPTFSWRRNGKFFNVGKDPRVTMRKRSGTLEISFRRGGRPEDYEGEYQCFANNELGVALSNKILLRVSKAPLWPKEVLDPVLVNEGSPLILPCNPPPGLPPPLIFWMDNTMTPIVQDKRVSMGLNGDLYFSNVMTKDALNEYKCNARCRLTQTIQQKNPFILKVQTKEEFNDTSYNDTDLYGGRKLPQSMPTLLSPVGSQSSKMVLRGQELLLECIAAGLPTPSIKWYRKGGDLPERKVKFENFNKTLVVMGVSEEDAGEYVCMANNHLGSVRHSILVQVKAAPYWLDKPTNLVLAPDEHGRLVCRANGNPKPNIQWLINGQPIETSPPNPGRQVLGDTIIFRSVQMGSSAVYQCNASNQYGYLLANAFISVLDMPPRMLGPKNQLIKVIENTHTFLDCPFFGSPLPDLRWFKNGQGSGVDGGHYTVHNNGTLEIKRARAEDEGTYTCVANNLLGKAENQVRLEVKEATRIIGVPQHQSAVRGSTARFKCQVKSDPSLPVTVTWTKDDKPLNVGWRLRKDEDLLSISAVNEGDEGMYTCTVKSEIDADSASARLTVLEEASLNPSVSSALPPGCPDPPVELDLSDPAARSVRLTWIPGNEHRSPVTHFLVQFEEDRWEPGQWRNMSSYPGHLNSVILQLAPFVNYQFRVIAINSVGQSEPSTPSPQYKTSGAAPDVIPRGLRGWGSMKDNMEITWEPLLDLERNGANLIYSLWWRRKDMSEDWNNVTTAGNKHMVHSTETYVPYEIKIQAGNEFGSGPVSNVVVGYSGEDTPTTAPTDLRVSKVDSTKAYIHWKPVDLKSVQGEFKEYRLYYWRDASLVPGLEVSKEKQIKGFYSTVSEPSSLLSELLPFSKYKMFMVVANTRYEGPASNTVEFTTKEGVPDIPRLFTINWKNLDTIQLKWGKPLEPNGILIGYQLKYQTVNGSRVGRAQFETFLPNVTDFTLRLPDRFTRYKFFLSAVTQVGSGEVFAEEMPRSANEENFTDATGLVEFTESSVASVLSPTPPPFAPPPSTIAPTTISTSTPTAVTSTMSTTVTTTTTTTATTTTTTTPAATRATAPPLSSSSTSAAEVTTPTARPVVTTSRTTQRVSVVPERAIWNVTVEPNSNNANVSWRHNFPAGSSEFVLEFTLDSNKTVKAITVKQQPPITVADLIAGAMYHLRVYSHELNSISSKSISFKTKPAYIDQVDIATQGWFIGLMCAIALIILILLIVCFIKRSRGGKYPVREKKDLPLGPVDQKDQDGSFDYHSDEDNKPLQGSQTSLDANVKESDDSLVDYGEGGDGQFNEDGSFIGQYTVKKDKDETEGNESSEATSPVNAIYSLA
- the nfasca gene encoding neurofascin homolog (chicken) a isoform X11 encodes the protein MLGEGGPSALTLRSLLLLLLWRHTASIEVPQDLKQPPTIVKQSAKDYIVDPRDNIIIECEAKGNTLPTFSWRRNGKFFNVGKDPRVTMRKRSGTLEISFRRGGRPEDYEGEYQCFANNELGVALSNKILLRVSKAPLWPKEVLDPVLVNEGSPLILPCNPPPGLPPPLIFWMDNTMTPIVQDKRVSMGLNGDLYFSNVMTKDALNEYKCNARCRLTQTIQQKNPFILKVQTKEEFNDTSYNDTDLYGGRKLPQSMPTLLSPVGSQSSKMVLRGQELLLECIAAGLPTPSIKWYRKGGDLPERKVKFENFNKTLVVMGVSEEDAGEYVCMANNHLGSVRHSILVQVKAAPYWLDKPTNLVLAPDEHGRLVCRANGNPKPNIQWLINGQPIETSPPNPGRQVLGDTIIFRSVQMGSSAVYQCNASNQYGYLLANAFISVLDMPPRMLGPKNQLIKVIENTHTFLDCPFFGSPLPDLRWFKNGQGSGVDGGHYTVHNNGTLEIKRARAEDEGTYTCVANNLLGKAENQVRLEVKEATRIIGVPQHQSAVRGSTARFKCQVKSDPSLPVTVTWTKDDKPLNVGWRLRKDEDLLSISAVNEGDEGMYTCTVKSEIDADSASARLTVLGCPDPPVELDLSDPAARSVRLTWIPGNEHRSPVTHFLVQFEEDRWEPGQWRNMSSYPGHLNSVILQLAPFVNYQFRVIAINSVGQSEPSTPSPQYKTSGAAPDVIPRGLRGWGSMKDNMEITWEPLLDLERNGANLIYSLWWRRKDMSEDWNNVTTAGNKHMVHSTETYVPYEIKIQAGNEFGSGPVSNVVVGYSGEDTPTTAPTDLRVSKVDSTKAYIHWKPVDLKSVQGEFKEYRLYYWRDASLVPGLEVSKEKQIKGFYSTVSEPSSLLSELLPFSKYKMFMVVANTRYEGPASNTVEFTTKEGVPDIPRLFTINWKNLDTIQLKWGKPLEPNGILIGYQLKYQTVNGSRVGRAQFETFLPNVTDFTLRLPDRFTRYKFFLSAVTQVGSGEVFAEEMPRSANEENFTDATGLVEFTESSVASVLSPTPPPFAPPPSTIAPTTISTSTPTAVTSTMSTTVTTTTTTTATTTTTTTPAATRATAPPLSSSSTSAAEVTTPTARPVVTTSRTTQRVSVVPERAIWNVTVEPNSNNANVSWRHNFPAGSSEFVLEFTLDSNKTVKAITVKQQPPITVADLIAGAMYHLRVYSHELNSISSKSISFKTKPAYIDQVDIATQGWFIGLMCAIALIILILLIVCFIKRSRGGKYPVREKKDLPLGPVDQKDQDGSFDYHSDEDNKPLQGSQTSLDANVKESDDSLVDYGEGGDGQFNEDGSFIGQYTVKKDKDETEGNESSEATSPVNAIYSLA